Proteins encoded by one window of Burkholderia plantarii:
- the hemH gene encoding ferrochelatase, with translation MRFDLEPPSQHAAAHRVAVLLVNLGTPDEPTPGAVRRYLAQFLSDPRVVEIPAIAWQPILRGLILPFRSRASAKKYRSVWMPEGSPLRVFTERQVEGLRPLFAANGYQVLIDYAMRYGTPDIGTVLGQLKRAGTERVLLVPMYPQYSSSTTATAFDAAFAALGRMRNQLEVRTLRHYADHPAYIHALAEQVRHYWAEHGRPDFAAGDKLVLSFHGVPKRTLDLGDPYHDQCQQTAALLMAALELTTLECRVTFQSRFGKAEWLQPYTAPTLRELGAAGVKRADVFCPGFTADCLETIEEIGMEVRDEFLHGGGGTFHRIPCLNASPAWIDALGQIVAENLQGWPVRAPAAADAAA, from the coding sequence ATGCGTTTTGATCTCGAACCGCCGTCGCAACACGCCGCGGCACATCGCGTCGCCGTCCTGCTCGTCAATCTCGGCACGCCCGACGAACCCACGCCGGGCGCGGTGCGGCGCTACCTCGCGCAGTTCCTGTCCGATCCCCGTGTCGTCGAAATCCCGGCCATCGCCTGGCAGCCGATCCTGCGCGGGCTGATCCTGCCGTTCCGCTCGCGCGCCTCGGCGAAGAAATACCGCTCGGTCTGGATGCCGGAAGGCTCGCCGCTGCGCGTGTTCACCGAGCGGCAGGTCGAGGGCCTGCGCCCGCTGTTCGCCGCCAACGGCTATCAGGTGCTGATCGATTACGCGATGCGCTACGGCACGCCCGACATCGGCACGGTGCTCGGCCAGCTCAAGCGTGCCGGCACCGAGCGCGTGCTGCTGGTGCCGATGTATCCGCAGTATTCGTCGTCGACCACGGCCACCGCGTTCGACGCGGCGTTCGCCGCGCTCGGCCGCATGCGCAACCAGCTCGAGGTCCGCACGCTGCGTCACTACGCCGACCATCCCGCCTATATCCACGCGCTCGCCGAGCAGGTCCGCCATTACTGGGCCGAGCACGGGCGCCCCGATTTCGCGGCCGGCGACAAGCTGGTGCTGAGTTTCCACGGCGTGCCCAAGCGCACGCTCGATCTCGGCGATCCCTACCATGACCAGTGCCAGCAGACGGCCGCGCTGTTGATGGCGGCGCTCGAACTGACCACGCTCGAATGCCGCGTCACGTTCCAGTCGCGCTTCGGCAAGGCCGAGTGGCTGCAGCCCTACACGGCGCCGACGCTGCGCGAGCTTGGCGCGGCCGGCGTGAAGCGCGCCGACGTGTTCTGCCCCGGCTTCACGGCTGACTGCCTCGAGACGATCGAGGAAATCGGCATGGAGGTGCGCGACGAGTTCCTGCACGGCGGCGGCGGCACGTTCCACCGGATTCCGTGCCTGAACGCGTCGCCGGCCTGGATCGACGCGCTCGGCCAGATCGTGGCCGAGAACCTGCAGGGCTGGCCGGTGCGCGCGCCGGCGGCGGCCGACGCGGCGGCATGA
- the grpE gene encoding nucleotide exchange factor GrpE, with protein sequence MENTQENPAGQPADESGRDAQAAQPQAAEVPPAAGEAEAALAEAQARIADLQESFLRAKAETENVRRRGQDDVAKAHKFAIESFAEHLLPVIDSLEAAVGDKSDDIAKVREGVELTLRQLQSALEKGRVQVIDPVGAKFDPHQHQAISMVPAEQEPNTVVTVLQKGYTIADRVLRPALVTVSQPK encoded by the coding sequence ATGGAAAACACGCAAGAGAATCCGGCTGGTCAACCGGCCGACGAGAGCGGCCGCGACGCGCAGGCTGCGCAACCCCAGGCCGCCGAAGTGCCGCCGGCGGCGGGCGAGGCCGAGGCCGCGCTGGCCGAGGCGCAAGCCAGGATCGCCGACCTGCAGGAAAGCTTCCTGCGGGCCAAGGCCGAGACCGAGAACGTGCGCCGCCGCGGCCAGGACGACGTCGCCAAGGCCCACAAATTCGCGATCGAGAGCTTCGCCGAGCACCTGCTGCCGGTGATCGACAGCCTCGAGGCCGCCGTCGGCGACAAGTCCGACGACATCGCGAAGGTCCGCGAAGGCGTCGAGCTGACGCTGCGCCAGTTGCAGAGCGCGCTCGAAAAGGGCCGCGTGCAGGTGATCGACCCGGTCGGCGCGAAGTTCGATCCGCACCAGCACCAGGCGATCTCGATGGTGCCGGCCGAGCAGGAGCCGAACACCGTCGTCACCGTGTTGCAAAAGGGCTATACGATCGCCGACCGCGTGCTGCGTCCCGCGCTCGTGACGGTTTCGCAGCCGAAGTAA
- a CDS encoding NAD kinase, producing the protein MKTGNLFQTVALVGRSNTPGIAEPLAALAAAITQRGLEVVFEAETAREYGIDGHPALTPSEIGARADLAIVLGGDGTMLGIGRQLAPYRTPLIGINHGRLGFITDISASEMLELVPQMLSGSFEREERTLLEARIVRDGEPIYHALAFNDVVVNRSGFSGMAELRVSVDGRFMYNQRSDGLIVATPTGSTAYALSSAGPILHPQLQGIVLVPIAPHALSNRPIVLPDDVKVGIQIIGGRDVNVNFDMQSFTALQLNDTIEVRRSRHTVPFLHPVGYSYYTTLRKKLHWNEHPSHDDDPES; encoded by the coding sequence ATGAAAACCGGTAACCTGTTCCAGACCGTCGCGCTCGTCGGGCGCAGCAACACGCCCGGCATCGCCGAACCGCTCGCCGCGCTCGCCGCCGCCATCACGCAGCGCGGGCTCGAGGTCGTGTTCGAAGCCGAAACGGCGCGCGAGTACGGCATCGACGGCCACCCGGCGCTTACGCCGAGCGAGATCGGCGCGCGCGCCGACCTCGCGATCGTGCTCGGCGGCGACGGCACGATGCTCGGCATCGGCCGCCAGCTCGCGCCCTACCGGACGCCGTTGATCGGCATCAACCACGGCCGGCTCGGCTTCATCACCGACATTTCCGCCTCGGAGATGCTCGAACTCGTGCCGCAGATGCTGTCGGGCAGCTTCGAGCGCGAGGAGCGCACGCTGCTCGAGGCGCGCATCGTGCGCGACGGCGAACCGATCTATCACGCACTCGCGTTCAACGACGTGGTGGTGAACCGCAGCGGCTTCTCCGGCATGGCCGAGCTGCGCGTGTCGGTGGACGGCCGCTTCATGTACAACCAGCGCTCGGACGGCCTGATCGTCGCCACCCCGACCGGCTCGACGGCCTACGCGCTGTCCTCGGCCGGGCCGATCCTGCACCCGCAGCTGCAGGGCATCGTGCTGGTGCCGATCGCGCCGCACGCGCTGTCGAACCGCCCGATCGTGCTGCCCGACGACGTCAAGGTCGGCATCCAGATCATCGGCGGGCGCGACGTCAACGTGAACTTCGACATGCAGTCGTTCACCGCGCTGCAACTGAACGACACGATCGAGGTGCGGCGCTCGCGACACACCGTGCCGTTCCTGCACCCGGTCGGCTACAGCTATTACACGACGCTGCGCAAGAAGCTGCACTGGAACGAACATCCGTCGCACGACGACGATCCGGAATCCTGA
- the hrcA gene encoding heat-inducible transcriptional repressor HrcA produces MLDPRARTLLKTLIERYIADGQPVGSRTLSRYSGLELSPATIRNVMSDLEELGLVSSPHTSAGRVPTPRGYRMFVDTLLSVESPIDDAAVTRLVQTTLQAGEPQQKVVAAAASVLSNLSQFAGVVLTPRRSHVFKQIEFMRLSDKRILLIIVTPEGDVQNRMMATQRDYSSSQLTEASNYINANFAGLSFDEVRRRLREEIDALRGDMTALMHAAVTASTEASDDEDTLLISGERNLLEVADLSSDMARLRKLFDVFDQKTSLLQLLDVSSHAQGVQIFIGGESTLVPIDEMSVVTAPYEVNGKIVGTLGVIGPTRMAYNRVIPIVDITARLLSLTLSQQ; encoded by the coding sequence ATGTTAGATCCCCGCGCCCGAACCCTCCTCAAGACCCTGATCGAACGGTATATCGCCGACGGTCAGCCGGTCGGCTCGCGCACGTTGTCCCGGTATTCCGGTCTCGAACTGAGCCCGGCCACGATCCGCAACGTGATGTCCGACCTGGAGGAACTCGGCCTCGTGTCGAGCCCGCATACCTCGGCCGGCCGCGTGCCGACGCCGCGCGGCTACCGGATGTTCGTCGACACGCTGCTGAGCGTGGAGTCGCCGATCGACGATGCGGCCGTGACGCGGCTCGTGCAGACCACGCTGCAGGCGGGCGAGCCGCAGCAGAAGGTGGTGGCGGCCGCGGCCAGCGTGCTGTCGAACCTCTCGCAGTTCGCCGGCGTGGTGCTGACGCCGCGCCGCAGCCACGTGTTCAAGCAGATCGAGTTCATGCGGCTGTCGGACAAGCGCATCCTGCTGATCATCGTGACGCCCGAGGGCGACGTGCAGAACCGCATGATGGCCACCCAGCGCGATTACTCGTCGTCGCAGCTGACCGAGGCCTCGAACTACATCAACGCCAATTTCGCCGGGCTGTCGTTCGACGAGGTGCGGCGGCGCCTGCGCGAGGAAATCGACGCGCTGCGCGGCGACATGACGGCGCTGATGCACGCGGCCGTCACCGCCAGCACCGAGGCCTCCGACGACGAGGACACGCTGCTGATCTCGGGCGAGCGCAACCTGCTCGAGGTGGCCGACCTGTCGTCGGACATGGCGCGGCTGCGCAAGCTGTTCGACGTGTTCGACCAGAAGACGAGCCTGCTGCAGCTGCTCGACGTGTCGAGCCACGCGCAGGGCGTGCAGATCTTCATCGGCGGGGAATCGACGCTGGTGCCGATCGACGAAATGAGCGTCGTGACGGCGCCCTACGAGGTCAACGGCAAGATCGTCGGCACGCTCGGCGTGATCGGGCCGACCCGGATGGCCTACAACCGCGTGATTCCGATCGTCGACATTACCGCGCGCCTGCTGTCGCTGACGCTGAGCCAGCAGTGA
- a CDS encoding RNA-binding S4 domain-containing protein, giving the protein MNYRISTEPGAKLRIDKWLWAARFFKTRSLAADAVEKGRVRIGGAPVKPSKDVRVGDRVEVTIDTAVWQVDVLGICDLRGPAAIAQTLYAETGEGRAKRLAELERRRHYREPAAELHGRPTKRDRRIIDKLSNGR; this is encoded by the coding sequence ATGAATTACCGAATTTCGACCGAACCGGGCGCGAAGCTGCGCATCGACAAATGGCTGTGGGCCGCGCGCTTCTTCAAGACGCGCTCGCTCGCGGCCGATGCCGTCGAGAAAGGGCGGGTGCGGATCGGCGGGGCGCCCGTCAAGCCGTCAAAGGACGTGCGGGTGGGCGACCGCGTCGAGGTGACGATCGACACGGCGGTCTGGCAGGTCGACGTGCTCGGCATCTGCGACCTGCGCGGGCCGGCCGCGATCGCGCAGACTCTCTATGCGGAAACCGGGGAGGGCCGCGCGAAGCGGCTTGCCGAACTGGAGCGGCGACGGCATTATCGCGAGCCGGCCGCCGAGCTGCACGGCCGGCCGACCAAGCGTGACCGCCGGATCATCGACAAACTTTCGAATGGGCGCTGA